DNA from Scheffersomyces stipitis CBS 6054 chromosome 1, whole genome shotgun sequence:
CTATCAACTTCTACGACAACGATTTACTTCATGTTCTCCAGCTCTTGAACACCTCCTCCGACTTGGACCTTTCTTACTACTGTGCCTACAAGTCCGGCGGTTGCAAAGTCCCAGAAACTCCCGATGTCGAAGAATTGTACGGAATCTCGTCGTGGTGGCCTGAAAAGCAAGATATCCATAAGTCCGAGCCACAATACGCTAACAATTCCGAAATATTCAATGTCTTGCATGTCACCGATTTGCATATCCAATTGAGATACAAGTTGGGTACTGAATCCAACTGTTCTGTTACCCCATGTTGTTTACCTGAgtccttcaacaaggaagtATTGCCAGGTAAAGACTATAACTTTACTGACTACTACAAGTCGTTGGACCCATCCTTGGGTGACGACATTCGTTTGTCATTCTACCCAGACGCCCACTACGATGACGCTGATAACTACGTTGCTGGTGAATATTATGACTTCCCTAAACACAGGGgctggaacttcaacacaGTCCCAGCTGGTACCTTCGGTGCTTACCAATGTGATTCCCCAgaaatcttgttgaacaactccTTCAAGTACATCAGCCAAGCCCATGCTGACAAGAACTTCGAATTTACTGTTTTCACTGGTGATTTAGTTGACCACGATGTCGCTCACTGTGACCCTGAAACCACTAAGACTGCTGAAATCAAATCTTTCAACATTATGAAGcactacttgaagaatattcCAGTGTTCCCATCTTTGGGTAACCACGACACATTCCCATACGGCCAAGTTTCTCCAATCAAGTatgacttcaacaactcctACGACTGGAATACTGATTTGATGAGTGAATTGTGGGTTAACAACGCCTGGTTGCCAGAGGAACTGACTCAACAAATCAAGACTCACTACAGTGGTTTCTCCTACGTCACTGATAGAGGCTTGAAGGTTATCTCCTTGAACTCCAACTGTTACTATCAAAAGAACTTGTGGTCTTATATTGACATTTCCACGAACCCAGATTTGTTCGGTCAATGGGAATTCTTGGTCAATGAATTGATTGAATCGGAAAAGATCGGCCAAAGAGTCTGGATCATGGCTCACATTCCAGTTACTGACTACGACACCTTACCACTTCAATCTAGAATCTTCGGtaagattgttgaaagattcTCCCCATACACTATTGCTAACATCTTCTACGGCCACACTCATCAGGATCAATTCCATATTCTCTACTCTTCTGACTCAGCCGAAGACGCTTCTAATATTGTCAATATGGCTTGGGTTGCCCA
Protein-coding regions in this window:
- the IFP3 gene encoding sphingomyelin phosphodiesterase, whose protein sequence is MLVKNLVLTSLTLASSVLGHSLPGRDSLSLQLAARATNPIDSVYNDLGDTEIDWINDNLKPLTAFNGTKCDACKNKLKYGQQLILDNPDKKHLVSLLLFKYCLFQNNGTESKCDNLEFFVTTNSKNFEAFTDNYDSGVVSGTTINFYDNDLLHVLQLLNTSSDLDLSYYCAYKSGGCKVPETPDVEELYGISSWWPEKQDIHKSEPQYANNSEIFNVLHVTDLHIQLRYKLGTESNCSVTPCCLPESFNKEVLPGKDYNFTDYYKSLDPSLGDDIRLSFYPDAHYDDADNYVAGEYYDFPKHRGWNFNTVPAGTFGAYQCDSPEILLNNSFKYISQAHADKNFEFTVFTGDLVDHDVAHCDPETTKTAEIKSFNIMKHYLKNIPVFPSLGNHDTFPYGQVSPIKYDFNNSYDWNTDLMSELWVNNAWLPEESTQQIKTHYSGFSYVTDRGLKVISLNSNCYYQKNLWSYIDISTNPDLFGQWEFLVNELIESEKIGQRVWIMAHIPVTDYDTLPLQSRIFGKIVERFSPYTIANIFYGHTHQDQFHILYSSDSAEDASNIVNMAWVAQSITPLGGSYNPSWRYYEVENESFNIINSFNYFTRLNETFVNGGGEPAWQFEYSARDTFDPNGEWPVRAPLNATFWDKFVVQNLKNESNIEFNQLYTDIQYRYGPEVPVCKNGTVVSDDCYNENYCIVANFYSDDYNDCLR